From a single Lolium rigidum isolate FL_2022 chromosome 7, APGP_CSIRO_Lrig_0.1, whole genome shotgun sequence genomic region:
- the LOC124670045 gene encoding pre-rRNA-processing protein ESF1-like: MAPANSVNLDAAKKGKRSNSKDERNQSNNKHELRTADEAKRKHEDGQEGKEHGKKPRREKKATGTGAGAGAGEVKRGDGKMRRAMEDERFAPARTDPRFRPMRRKDAKVALDSRFSSMLTDLMFASSEAPVDKRGRRRKKGARENPLLHCYLDRDEGIEKEKGNKEDRKLTHEEGDDDLEEEDGQDEEQSSSSDDEEEEGVGDDHQNSLGNDISHYLMARHDDTPMIDKETHRLAVANMDWNHIKAVDLYMVMKSCIPKGGRVLSVTIYPTEFGLKCMDIETTQGPSALLGANGDDVGGECNKNENEDDDGNDDDGNDDDGEEDSDPDSETENNKLRNYELNRLRYYYAVVVCDSSATADHLYTTLDGTELMKTANVFDLRFIPDSMEFKHPAHDVATEEPPNYKEPDFETPALQRRKVKLTWDDDEPDRKKILGRKFKEDQLDGIRVYLAGSDSASDTDVDDSGDESLTNGVAKIKLTNKERLARLQPGDKSDEEQTDDQDMEIIFNTELEDLSKRVLERKSTKTKTVWEMHQEKMKEKRKARKRLSKDDDDYSDEDSADEKDDFFDDEKSDEEAKPIKKQKLKARGKGNGKFPEKHFEREATREELELLVAADQDAANVAKGYNIKRKSKNGKRGKDSVTDKLPEIDLSKDPRFEDMFTSHLYALDPTNPQYKRSATFMRKQHRKKDAHAGTLDNEPPAEEPSLENTMPPYNASAKDANQKHVGASTEKLQMLTAVKSLKRNLTAFKKKVSMSDR, from the exons ATGGCACCAGCCAACTCCGTCAACCTCGATGCTGCAAAGAAGGGCAAGAGATCCAACTCCAAGGATGAGAGAAATCAAAGCAATAATAAGCACGAACTTCGTACCGCCGACGAGGCCAAGCGCAAGCACGAGGACGGGCAGGAGGGGAAGGAGCACGGCAAGAAGCCCAGGAGGGAGAAGAAGGCTACAGGGACAGGGGCTGGTGCGGGTGCGGGTGAGGTGAAGCGGGGAGACGGGAAGATGAGGCGGGCGATGGAGGACGAGCGATTCGCGCCGGCGCGGACCGACCCGAGGTTCCGGCCGATGCGGCGGAAAGACGCGAAGGTGGCCCTCGACTCGAGGTTTAGCAGCATGCTCACGGACCTGATGTTCGCTTCGTCGGAGGCGCCGGTGGACAAGCGCGGCAGGCGCCGCAAGAAGGGCGCCAGGGAGAACCCCCTGCTGCATTGTTACCTCGACCGAGATGAAGGGATTGAGAAGGAGAAGGGAAACAAGGAGGACAGGAAGCTGACTCATGAAGAGGGAGATGATGATCTGGAAGAAGAGGATGGGCAAGATGAAGAACAGAGTTCTAGtagcgatgacgaggaggaggagggtgtggGGGACGATCACCAG AACTCTCTTGGCAATGACATTTCTCATTACTTGATGGCGAGGCATGATGATACACCTATGATTGACAAGGAAACTCACAGGCTTGCTGTTGCTAATATGGACTGGAATCATATCAAG GCGGtggacttgtatatggtcatgaaATCTTGTATACCAAAAGGTGGGCGAGTTCTATCAGTGACAATATATCCAACAGAATTTGGACTGAAGTGTATGGACATTGAGACAACTCAAGGACCTTCTGCTCTTCTTGGTGCCAATGGCGATGATGTTGGTGGGGAATGCAATAAAAACGAAAATGAAGACGATGATGGCAATGACGATGATGGCAACGACGATGATGGTGAAGAAGATAGTGACCCTGACTCTGAGACTGAGAACAATAAGCTCCGTAATTATGAGCTAAACAGACTGAG GTACTACTATGCAGTTGTGGTGTGTGATTCCAGTGCAACTGCAGATCACCTGTACACGACTCTTGATGGTACTGAGTTAATGAAAACTGCAAATGTGTTTGATTTGCGGTTCATTCCTGACTCTATGGAGTTCAAACATCCTGCTCATGATGTAGCTACAGAG GAACCTCCGAATTACAAGGAGCCTGATTTTGAGACTCCTGCTTTGCAACGTAGAAAAGTTAAGCTCACCTGGGATGATGATGAACCAGATCGTAAGAAGATCTTGGGGCGGAAGTTCAAAGAGGATCAG TTAGATGGCATTCGTGTATATTTAGCAGGCAGTGACAGCGCATCAGACACTGATGTAGACGATTCTGGTGATGAGTCCCTGACAAATGGTGTAGCAAAAATAAAGTTAACAAATAAGGAACGGTTGGCTCGTTTACAACCAGGAGATAAATCTGATGAGGAACAAACTGATGACCAGGACATGGAGATAATATTCAACACAGAGCTCGAGGACCTCAGCAAACGTGTCCTTGAGAGAAAGAGCACCAAGACGAAGACTGTCTGGGAGATGCACCAAGAAAAAATGAAGGAGAAGCGGAAAGCTAGGAAGAGGTTGTCAAAGGATGATGATGACTATAGCGACGAAGATAGTGCTGATGAAAAGGATGATTTCTTTGATGATGAGAAGTCTGATGAAGAAGCTAAGCCAATCAAGAAACAGAAGTTGAAGGCCAGAGGTAAAGGAAATGGCAAGTTTCCAGAGAAACATTTTGAGCGTGAAGCAACTAGAGAAGAGTTGGAGCTCTTGGTTGCTGCTGACCAGGATGCAGCTAATGTTGCAAAGGGTTATAACATAAAACGCAAAAGTAAAAATGGCAAAAGGGGCAAGGATTCGGTCACGGACAAACTTCCTGAAATCGATCTTAGCAAGGACCCGAGGTTCGAGGACATGTTCACATCTCATCTGTATGCATTGGATCCTACTAATCCCCAGTACAAGAG GAGCGCCACCTTCATGCGAAAACAGCATAGGAAGAAGGATGCGCATGCGGGCACATTGGATAATGAACCACCTGCGGAGGAACCATCTCTGGAAAATACAATGCCACCTTATAATGCATCTGCTAAGGACGCCAATCAGAAACATGTTGGGGCGTCCACGGAGAAACTGCAGATGCTTACTGCTGTCAAATCTCTCAAGAGGAACCTTACTGcgttcaaaaaaaaagtaagcATGAGTGACCGATAG
- the LOC124674321 gene encoding aspartic proteinase nepenthesin-1-like — protein sequence MASTALAVLTFAVFIRTFPPITCAIHNHGFRGSLTRVHKHSSNYSAAVHRDTRRLAFLAPPPTTSPAIALQALAENGVGAYHVSLSIGTPPLAFPAILDTGSDLLGVARFSYCLRSDAGASPILFGSLANVTTGEGVQSTPLVRNPAVPVPRAPYYYVNLTGVRVGAADLPVTPATFGFTSTGAGGVIVDSGTTFSYIAKAGYAMLERAFLSQTAGLLTRVSGAPFDFDLCFEAADVDAVSVPSLVLSFAGGAEYSVPRRSYFDAVDEEGRVACLLVLPTGGVSVIGNVMQMDLHLLYDLDGGTMSFAPADCATI from the exons ATGGCGTCCACAGCTCTAGCCGTTCTCACGTTTGCAGTATTCATCCGCACGTTCCCGCCGATAACTTGCGCAATCCACAATCATGGTTTCCGCGGCTCCCTCACCCGCGTGCACAAACACTCCAGCAACTACTCCGCCgcggtgcaccgcgacacgcgccgCCTCGctttcctcgcgccgcctccaacgacGAGCCCCGCCATTGCCCTCCAGGCGCTGGCCGAGAACGGCGTCGGAGCGTACCACGTGAGCCTCTCCATCGGCACGCCGCCGCTCGCCTTCCCGGCAATCCTCGACACCGGCAGCGACCTG CTCGGCGTCGCCCGGTTCTCCTACTGCCTCCGCTCCGACGCCGGCGCCAGCCCGATACTGTTCGGCTCCCTGGCGAACGTGACGACAGGCGAGGGCGTTCAGTCCACGCCGCTCGTCCGGAACCCCGCGGTGCCGGTGCCGCGCGCCCCGTACTACTACGTGAACCTCACCGGCGTCAGGGTCGGCGCGGCGGACCTCCCGGTCACGCCCGCCACGTTCGGGTTCACGAGCACCGGCGCGGGCGGCGTGATCGTCGACTCCGGCACGACGTTCTCGTACATTGCCAAAGCAGGCTACGCGATGCTGGAGCGGGCGTTCCTGTCGCAGACGGCCGGCCTGCTGACGAGAGTGAGCGGCGCGCCGTTCGACTTCGACCTGTGCTTCGAGGCTGCCGACGTCGACGCCGTGTCCGTGCCTAGTCTAGTGCTGAGCTTCGCGGGCGGCGCCGAGTACTCGGTGCCGCGGCGGAGCTACTTCGACGCCGTGGACGAGGAAGGCCGCGTGGCGTGCTTGCTGGTGCTCCCGACGGGGGGCGTGTCCGTCATAGGCAACGTCATGCAGATGGACCTGCATTTGCTCTATGATCTCGACGGCGGCACCATGTCCTTCGCGCCGGCCGATTGTGCTACTATCTGA